The bacterium genome contains a region encoding:
- a CDS encoding Lrp/AsnC family transcriptional regulator, whose amino-acid sequence MDSIDLKILSMLQEDCKVPQVELARSVGLSPASISERLKRLERTGIIKSYTAILDAHALGIDITAFVFVFVEHPRFESKLLEELRAVPEVLECHHVTGDFSLLLKVRTRNIETFEHLLFHNINRIPGVRQTKTTIVLSSPKETTRIPVDIPAESPNDEKDQGV is encoded by the coding sequence TTGGACAGTATAGACTTGAAGATCCTCTCGATGCTTCAAGAGGACTGTAAGGTTCCCCAGGTTGAGCTGGCTCGGAGCGTGGGCCTCTCGCCGGCCTCGATCTCGGAGAGGCTAAAGCGCCTCGAGAGGACAGGGATCATTAAGTCCTACACGGCGATTCTGGACGCTCACGCTCTTGGAATCGACATTACAGCGTTTGTGTTTGTTTTTGTTGAGCATCCGAGGTTCGAGTCTAAGCTTCTGGAGGAGCTCCGTGCTGTGCCGGAGGTTCTGGAGTGTCACCATGTTACAGGCGATTTCAGCCTTCTCTTGAAAGTGAGAACCCGAAACATCGAGACGTTTGAACACCTTCTTTTCCATAATATAAACAGGATACCCGGGGTGAGGCAGACCAAAACTACGATCGTGCTGTCTTCGCCGAAGGAGACGACGCGCATCCCTGTGGACATACCTGCTGAGAGCCCTAACGATGAGAAAGATCAAGGAGTGTAG